The proteins below are encoded in one region of Penicillium psychrofluorescens genome assembly, chromosome: 4:
- a CDS encoding uncharacterized protein (ID:PFLUO_007062-T1.cds;~source:funannotate), whose product MPLTILSASQLRTLLHSLNRDEIVDLQRHLGDALREYSTGSQEQGCSATYQPQRTAITRENGCTTLFMPASTGNTIGIKMISLQDGGVAGCAVEKGSSFDSSEGDQSSSRSRSIRSSVISLSSDMSDLSVGSSQEDNNSSPSDTTTSGSSSLSSSLMTGCVNQQPVASSTSSLSKTMGAWPGVGTRDTSPRGSVTLLDRESLPFALINAHELTAFRTALASLLIFNKRKKVRTLLIFGAGTQAYWHIRLALVLRGDEIGRVYIFNRSFDRAAKLLRDIYLPENAEWRRDVKFSAISSEFGEYNRILKETVRKADAIFCCTPSTSPLFPAEFLTSREGRQKGRLIGAVGSYKAHMAEVHPDILRDEVLVTPPHRHFHKHTKRSGVVVVDSLDAAMKEAGEIIQAGIRPTQVVELGELLMVRQASQASEEDTADEEKSLREWVERGNVIYKSVGLGLMDLVTGGDLVRLARERNLGTTVDDF is encoded by the coding sequence atgcCTCTGACAATCCTCTCTGCGTCCCAACTGCGAACATTACTGCACTCCCTCAACCGGGATGAAATCGTAGACCTCCAAAGGCATCTGGGCGACGCCCTGCGAGAATACTCCACCGGGTCGCAGGAGCAGGGCTGCTCGGCCACCTACCAGCCTCAGCGAACTGCCATCACCCGCGAGAATGGCTGCACCACGCTCTTCATGCCCGCCAGTACCGGCAATACCATCGGCATCAAGATGATTTCCTTGCAGGACGGAGGCGTTGCGGGGTGCGCGGTGGAGAAAGGCAGCAGCTTTGACAGTTCCGAGGGGGACCAGTCGTCATCACGGTCGCGCAGCATCCGCAGCTCGGTGATCTCCCTGTCTTCCGACATGAGCGATTTGTCGGTGGGCTCGTCCCAGGAAGACAACAACTCTAGCCCCTCGGACACGACCACGTCTGGGAGCAGTAGCTTGTCCTCGTCCTTGATGACCGGGTGCGTCAACCAGCAACCGGTCGCGTCTAGCACATCCAGCCTCTCCAAAACCATGGGTGCCTGGCCCGGGGTGGGCACCCGCGATACCTCCCCGCGGGGCAGCGTGACCCTATTGGACCGAGAGAGCCTGCCCTTCGCCCTCATCAACGCCCACGAGCTCACAGCCTTCCGCACGGCGCTGGCCTCGCTGCTGATTTTCAACAAGCGCAAAAAGGTGCGCACCCTCTTAATCTTTGGGGCTGGCACCCAAGCCTACTGGCACATCCGACTGGCCCTGGTTCTACGAGGCGACGAGATCGGGCGCGTGTACATCTTCAACCGGTCCTTTGACCGCGCCGCCAAGCTCCTGCGCGACATCTACTTGCCGGAGAACGCCGAGTGGCGGCGCGATGTCAAGTTCTCCGCGATCAGTAGCGAATTCGGCGAGTACAACCGCATCCTGAAAGAGACGGTGCGCAAAGCCGACGCCATCTTCTGCTGCACCCCGTCGACCTCGCCGCTGTTTCCAGCCGAGTTCCTGACCTCGCGCGAAGGGCGGCAGAAAGGCCGTCTCATTGGCGCGGTGGGTTCCTACAAGGCGCATATGGCTGAGGTGCACCCGGATATTCTCCGGGACGAAGTGCTTGTGACGCCACCGCATCGGCACTTCCACAAGCATACGAAGCGCAGCGGagtcgtggtggtggataGCCTGGACGCGGCGATGAAGGAGGccggcgagatcatccaggcgGGCATTCGACCTACGCAGGTGGTGGAGCTCGGCGAACTACTCATGGTGCGGCAGGCCTCCCAGGCCAGCGAGGAAGACACGGCggacgaagaaaagagccTGCGCGAATGGGTGGAGCGGGGCAATGTCATCTACAAGAGTGTTGGACTGGGATTAATGGATCTCGTGACGGGCGGCGATCTGGTGCGATTGGCACGCGAGAGAAACCTGGGGACGACAGTGGATGATTTCTAA